TTCTCCTTATCAAATTCAGGTACTTCCGGATAGTAGTTAAGCTGATATGAAACAATGCCGATATCAATGCATATTTTGTGAAGTTTTTTAGAAAAATTGAAAAGATAGGTTTTGTCGAGTATTTTAAAATAACTTTTCGGAGCGGTTCCGCAACCGTCATACATGGGGAATACAACGACTCTCAACCCTTTTGAAATCAACCAAGGAGCCAGCTGTTCCATTTGCCATAATACAAAAACAGAGCGGGAGTGTATTTCAAATAGCGATCTGATATGTTGTAAGCTTACATTATCTGTAATGACATCTACAGTAAAAATTTTTTCAAAAAGATGCTTCATGAAGTTTACCGATCCCGAAACAATATGATCTTTATGACAAATTAAAATGATATGCTTCATCAAAACTGCGTTTGTAATTTGTAAAAGCTTTTTCCATTTTATTTCTTCTGTCATCAGGATTCATTGCCAGTATTTTTTCGAGACATTGTAATACATCTTGTTTGGTCTCATATAGCCAACCGGAAGACCAGTTATTGATCTCTTCGGCAAAACCCGCTCCTTTTTTAGCTAGTACCGGAATTTTGTTTTCAATGGCTTCATAATGAATTCCGGATCCTCTAAAATGATAGACATTAGGATCATAAGGCAACAGGATTAAATCTGCCCGACTGTAAAGTGCTTCTATCATTTGCCTGGATAAAACAGCTTCCGTCAACTCAATATTCGCCAATTGTTTTAATTTCTTCCTGTATTTTCCGTTATAGTATTTGTTTTGTTTTTTCATATCCTGAACCACTATTTTTACGGTTGGAAATTCAAATAAAATTTCTTTCGCCAAATGAAAAATATCGAAATATCCTTTATCTGCTCTGTTAGACCCCGGAAGTAAAATAGTAAATCCCTGTTCGGTATTTTTACGGATCAGTCACAAAAGTTGTGTGTGAGTTCAGATGAAGATTAATTGTTAATTGAAGATTGAATGAAGTGTGTCTTTGCGAGTGAAACGAAGCAATTAGGGATCAGGGTCAAAAGTTTTGTGTGGATTGAATTAAAGTTTTGATCTTTGTAAAAAAAAACAGAGATTGGAATTATCCTTAGACCTTTTAAAATTCATCTTACCTGAGATGCTCGTAGAACATTTTGATTTGGTAAGACACACTCATCGAAATGAGGAACTTCATTTGTATTTTGAAGAGCGTAATGTTGT
This window of the Flavobacteriaceae bacterium genome carries:
- a CDS encoding glycosyltransferase; translated protein: MIRKNTEQGFTILLPGSNRADKGYFDIFHLAKEILFEFPTVKIVVQDMKKQNKYYNGKYRKKLKQLANIELTEAVLSRQMIEALYSRADLILLPYDPNVYHFRGSGIHYEAIENKIPVLAKKGAGFAEEINNWSSGWLYETKQDVLQCLEKILAMNPDDRRNKMEKAFTNYKRSFDEAYHFNLS